In bacterium, a single window of DNA contains:
- a CDS encoding carbon-nitrogen family hydrolase: MSVKDGDERANFDSAEAALSKASPKSGSLVVLPELFHCGYDWSFIRGLTEADTARTISRLSDCAKRHSVFLIAGSIAEARGDQKFNTSFVFDPDGNQIARYSKAHLFSLFEEDRHICAGNSAVCVECGKANVGLMICYDMRFPEHARRLAIDGAQILAVPSVWPLKRRHAWRTLAIARAIEQQCAVIAVNRAGIDSTGADYGASLIVDSWGNVLAESEGSNEDTIEAEISLDEVAKSRSHIPTFGERRPDVYRLDWELCNINALQ, from the coding sequence ATGTCGGTGAAAGATGGGGACGAACGCGCGAATTTCGACAGTGCAGAGGCCGCGTTGTCGAAAGCTTCACCGAAAAGCGGTTCGCTCGTTGTTCTCCCCGAGTTATTCCATTGCGGCTACGATTGGAGCTTCATTCGCGGGCTGACAGAGGCCGATACGGCGCGCACCATATCGCGGCTATCGGATTGTGCAAAACGTCATTCCGTATTTCTGATTGCGGGCTCGATCGCGGAAGCTCGCGGCGATCAAAAGTTCAACACGAGCTTTGTTTTTGATCCCGATGGGAACCAAATTGCCCGCTATTCCAAGGCGCATCTCTTTTCACTGTTCGAGGAGGACAGACATATCTGCGCCGGCAATTCGGCCGTCTGCGTTGAATGCGGTAAAGCTAATGTAGGCTTGATGATCTGTTACGACATGCGGTTTCCGGAGCATGCTAGGCGGCTTGCTATTGACGGGGCGCAGATTCTCGCCGTTCCGTCGGTATGGCCGTTAAAGCGCAGGCACGCCTGGCGAACGCTGGCGATTGCTCGTGCGATAGAGCAGCAATGCGCAGTGATTGCCGTCAATCGCGCGGGAATCGATTCGACGGGGGCAGATTACGGAGCTTCCTTGATTGTTGATTCGTGGGGAAACGTGCTCGCAGAATCCGAAGGTTCGAACGAGGATACTATTGAAGCGGAGATTAGCTTGGACGAAGTGGCGAAATCCAGATCGCATATCCCGACTTTTGGGGAGCGCAGGCCCGACGTCTACCGGCTGGACTGGGAATTGTGCAACATTAATGCGTTGCAGTAA
- a CDS encoding enoyl-CoA hydratase/isomerase family protein yields MEYENLLVKSDGPVAVVTINRPDKLNALNNQTMLELKDFLMSAKEDSSIGAIVLTGAGEKAFVAGADIGEINTLTPSEAAHFALRGQRIFGKLSGSAKPTIAAVNGFALGGGCELAMACHLRVASENAKFGQPEVKLGIIPGYGGTQRLARLVGRGRALELLLTGEMIGAEEAYRIGLVNHIYPLSELVPKAVELAGKMLANGPLALKYCIAAVNYGQDSPLDKALAHEAHLFGLSCATEDMKEGTAAFLEKRKPEFKRR; encoded by the coding sequence GTGGAGTACGAAAATCTGTTGGTCAAATCTGATGGGCCGGTAGCAGTCGTAACGATAAACCGTCCGGACAAGTTGAACGCGCTCAACAACCAGACCATGCTTGAGCTGAAGGATTTCCTGATGTCCGCAAAAGAGGATTCCTCAATCGGCGCAATTGTATTGACGGGAGCAGGTGAAAAGGCCTTTGTGGCCGGGGCGGACATCGGAGAAATCAACACCTTGACTCCCTCCGAAGCCGCGCATTTTGCGCTCCGCGGCCAACGCATCTTTGGCAAGTTGTCTGGATCCGCCAAACCCACTATCGCGGCCGTGAACGGATTTGCTCTTGGAGGAGGGTGCGAGTTGGCGATGGCGTGCCATCTGCGGGTGGCCTCGGAGAACGCAAAATTCGGTCAGCCGGAAGTCAAACTTGGCATCATTCCGGGTTATGGCGGAACCCAGAGGTTGGCCAGGTTGGTCGGAAGAGGAAGGGCGCTTGAATTACTGCTTACGGGCGAGATGATCGGCGCCGAGGAGGCGTATCGAATCGGCCTTGTAAATCACATCTACCCTTTGTCGGAGCTTGTCCCGAAGGCCGTCGAATTGGCCGGGAAAATGCTGGCGAACGGGCCGTTGGCGCTCAAGTATTGCATCGCTGCTGTCAATTACGGCCAAGACTCGCCGCTTGACAAAGCGCTAGCCCACGAAGCGCATCTATTCGGATTGTCCTGCGCGACGGAGGATATGAAAGAAGGAACTGCCGCCTTTCTGGAGAAACGCAAGCCCGAATTCAAACGCAGGTAA
- the rph gene encoding ribonuclease PH: MGLPPKGPRSDGRHYDEMRAVSFEAPYFRPHQVLVCFGNTRVVCSASFENRVPHWRYGSGLGWLTAEYGMLPGSTETRTARERGVTHSGRTYEIQRLIGRALRSVVRLGALGQTTIYIDCDVISADGGTRTASITGGYLAMISLLKANEKRFVEWPVIEPVCAVSVGIVDGHTMLDLNYAEDSKAQVDGNAVFRPGGRIVDFGASGEESSFTKDQLSELLSFAEKGAAEIFKIQTRAAEAILGAGV; the protein is encoded by the coding sequence ATGGGGCTGCCCCCGAAGGGACCGCGTTCGGATGGAAGGCACTACGACGAAATGCGCGCGGTATCTTTCGAGGCTCCGTATTTCCGCCCCCACCAGGTTCTCGTTTGCTTCGGGAACACTCGCGTGGTTTGTTCCGCTTCATTTGAAAACAGGGTTCCCCACTGGCGCTACGGCAGCGGCCTTGGTTGGTTGACCGCGGAGTACGGGATGCTTCCCGGCTCAACCGAAACCCGTACCGCAAGGGAAAGGGGAGTAACGCACAGCGGACGAACGTACGAAATCCAACGTCTTATCGGACGGGCATTGAGAAGCGTGGTCAGGTTGGGGGCGCTGGGGCAAACTACAATTTATATCGACTGCGACGTGATATCAGCGGACGGAGGCACCCGAACTGCAAGCATCACCGGTGGATACTTGGCTATGATTAGCTTGCTTAAAGCAAATGAAAAGCGATTCGTAGAATGGCCCGTGATTGAGCCCGTTTGCGCCGTTAGCGTGGGCATCGTTGACGGACATACAATGCTTGACTTGAACTACGCCGAGGATTCCAAAGCTCAAGTGGATGGAAATGCGGTATTTCGGCCCGGAGGGCGAATCGTGGATTTCGGCGCTTCTGGGGAAGAAAGCTCGTTTACGAAAGACCAGCTGAGCGAATTGCTTTCATTCGCGGAAAAGGGTGCAGCGGAGATATTCAAAATCCAGACAAGGGCCGCGGAAGCTATACTTGGGGCAGGCGTTTAA
- a CDS encoding flippase-like domain-containing protein gives MNETRESPDSPIEPSRPSGNSYAAILRILLSIAIAAGLLWFVVRGVDLEEVKSSLVRISVAGFWTGALLYLASYVFRALRFQVMLAPSKIAVGFGRAFSVILSSFAINCVVPAKAGDLYRALDISRRHGGGFFVVLGAIIAERVLDFVAVILFLGLGIAGLLAGGDDVLPGVGYAPVLATLAVIAAMVAFAVLLVANIERVIRFLLPTKYRNKVAGVKSGFLSALTKQLDLILLTLLLWICELASFGVVLRSVGIELGAVRILFSASAATLSNAVPFTPGGLGAFELASKAILEAWSFHAPIVIAGIAAVRLVNYWGLVAAGAIAAAIEAAVPKK, from the coding sequence GTGAATGAAACGCGGGAGTCTCCGGACAGCCCCATCGAGCCAAGCCGTCCTTCCGGCAATTCCTACGCCGCCATCCTGCGAATTCTGCTGTCCATCGCCATTGCGGCGGGACTGCTTTGGTTCGTGGTTCGCGGCGTTGACTTGGAGGAAGTGAAGTCCAGCCTGGTTCGCATCTCCGTTGCCGGGTTTTGGACGGGTGCCTTGCTCTATCTTGCATCATACGTTTTCCGAGCGTTGCGATTCCAGGTGATGCTTGCACCATCAAAAATCGCCGTGGGTTTTGGCCGCGCATTCTCGGTAATTCTTTCTTCATTCGCAATCAACTGCGTAGTCCCGGCCAAAGCGGGCGACCTTTATAGGGCACTGGATATTTCCCGGAGGCATGGAGGCGGATTTTTCGTCGTTCTTGGGGCCATCATCGCTGAACGAGTTCTTGATTTCGTTGCGGTGATTCTGTTTCTTGGATTAGGCATCGCCGGATTGCTTGCCGGCGGCGACGACGTACTGCCCGGCGTCGGATATGCACCGGTTCTCGCGACGCTTGCGGTCATCGCAGCTATGGTCGCTTTTGCGGTCCTTTTGGTAGCCAACATCGAACGCGTTATCCGGTTTCTCCTGCCGACAAAATACCGCAACAAGGTCGCCGGCGTAAAATCCGGCTTTTTGTCCGCGCTGACAAAGCAGTTAGACTTGATTCTGCTTACGCTTCTTCTTTGGATATGCGAGCTTGCTTCTTTCGGAGTGGTGCTGCGGTCTGTCGGAATCGAACTCGGCGCCGTCCGCATCCTGTTTTCGGCTTCTGCGGCCACCTTGTCAAATGCGGTTCCCTTTACTCCGGGCGGGTTGGGTGCTTTCGAGCTGGCATCCAAAGCGATACTGGAAGCTTGGAGTTTCCACGCGCCCATTGTCATTGCAGGAATCGCCGCGGTTAGGCTTGTCAATTACTGGGGGCTCGTCGCGGCGGGAGCGATTGCCGCGGCGATTGAAGCGGCTGTGCCCAAAAAATAG
- a CDS encoding GerMN domain-containing protein, with the protein MLFSAAGCPANQENKTKPEPPQPQFVHPERAGKRAIKLYFYDPQATLLVPVTRLIAGNSPMPETAFRELAAGPAGGSPLIKTIPDGTKLNASKIESGVMTLDWSPELTAYGGGSTMEIGLVQSILFTAGQFEEVSSVQFLIGGEKKDYLPEGTGIREPFPIPKWINDFGSGDEEDKFQAYLVIRGKNLLAPITISAADPAELYRRLKDPRTYGGVFDSAPVEIGFVLSLEGRSRVVLGLDKSLMDIQLERRAPVVRALACTVYNFVLSKPEFGSMKVTYNNEEAVSLFDVDLSEAGIAAWLSEINLEGE; encoded by the coding sequence ATGTTGTTTTCAGCCGCGGGCTGTCCTGCAAATCAAGAGAATAAAACTAAACCGGAGCCGCCGCAGCCGCAATTTGTCCATCCCGAAAGGGCTGGGAAGCGGGCAATAAAGCTATATTTTTACGACCCGCAGGCGACGCTGCTTGTCCCGGTGACCAGATTGATTGCGGGGAATTCGCCCATGCCCGAAACGGCTTTTCGTGAGCTTGCGGCAGGGCCGGCCGGCGGCTCGCCCCTGATTAAAACGATTCCCGATGGCACAAAGCTAAATGCGAGCAAGATAGAGAGCGGTGTAATGACGCTCGACTGGTCGCCGGAGCTGACTGCCTACGGCGGCGGAAGCACTATGGAAATCGGATTGGTTCAGTCCATTCTTTTCACGGCTGGTCAGTTTGAAGAAGTATCCTCGGTGCAGTTTCTTATCGGGGGCGAGAAGAAGGATTATCTGCCGGAAGGCACCGGAATACGGGAGCCGTTTCCAATTCCAAAATGGATCAACGACTTCGGTTCGGGCGACGAAGAGGACAAGTTTCAGGCTTATTTGGTTATCCGAGGCAAAAATCTGCTTGCCCCGATAACGATTTCAGCGGCAGATCCAGCAGAGCTTTACCGAAGGTTGAAGGATCCGCGCACCTACGGCGGTGTTTTCGATTCCGCGCCCGTCGAAATCGGATTTGTCCTAAGTTTGGAGGGAAGGAGCAGGGTTGTTTTGGGACTGGACAAGTCACTGATGGATATTCAGCTGGAAAGAAGAGCACCAGTAGTTCGCGCTCTAGCTTGCACGGTATATAATTTCGTCCTGTCGAAGCCGGAATTCGGCTCGATGAAAGTGACTTACAACAACGAGGAAGCTGTGTCGCTGTTCGATGTTGACTTGTCCGAAGCGGGAATCGCGGCGTGGCTTTCGGAAATCAATTTGGAAGGTGAATAG
- a CDS encoding glutamine synthetase, translated as MGNTKEEILEIIERERIGVIWLWFVDICGILKGFSITPDEVKTALTDGMGFDGSSISGFNAIEESDLVAMPDISTFSILPWDDPDYRACRMFCDIVEPKDKKPYDRDSRNILKKNLAKAADMGYTFYVGPELEFFYFKNSDGTDFLDPGGYFSAPPLDLATNLRKRTIDALNAMGIPVEYHHHEVAPSQHEIDLRYDECLRMADNCITYRYLVKEVARMNGYYASFMPKPVFGVNGSGMHTHMSLFKNGKNAFFSPDSSNNLSDVAKHFIAGVLYHAQEITAFLAQWVNSYKRLVPGYEAPVYIAWSQRNRSALIRVPYYQPGKENATRIELRCPDPACNPYIAFSVMLGAGLKGMAEKYELPDEQQKNLYHMSPLELTRIGIKSLPENLHEALHFVRKSQFIREVLGDTFVENFLEVKYKEYDEYRVQVTKWELDTYFKVL; from the coding sequence TTGGGGAACACGAAAGAGGAAATTCTCGAAATCATCGAACGTGAACGAATCGGAGTCATCTGGCTCTGGTTCGTAGACATTTGCGGAATCCTTAAAGGATTCTCCATAACGCCCGATGAAGTGAAAACGGCTCTGACGGACGGCATGGGATTTGACGGCTCTTCCATTTCGGGATTCAACGCAATCGAGGAAAGCGATCTCGTCGCGATGCCGGACATATCCACCTTCAGCATCCTGCCTTGGGATGATCCCGATTACAGAGCTTGCCGGATGTTCTGCGATATCGTCGAGCCAAAGGATAAGAAACCCTACGACCGCGACTCGCGAAATATCCTTAAGAAGAATTTGGCAAAGGCCGCCGATATGGGTTACACCTTTTACGTCGGACCGGAGCTTGAGTTTTTCTATTTTAAAAACAGCGATGGCACCGACTTTCTGGATCCTGGCGGTTACTTCAGCGCACCTCCGCTGGATCTGGCGACCAATCTGCGCAAGCGCACGATTGATGCGCTTAACGCAATGGGTATACCGGTGGAATATCACCACCACGAAGTCGCACCCAGCCAGCACGAGATAGACCTGCGCTACGACGAATGCCTCAGGATGGCGGACAACTGCATCACTTACCGTTATTTGGTCAAAGAAGTCGCAAGAATGAACGGCTACTACGCGAGTTTCATGCCCAAGCCGGTTTTCGGAGTGAACGGAAGCGGAATGCACACGCACATGTCGCTGTTCAAAAACGGAAAGAACGCATTCTTCTCGCCTGATTCCTCAAACAACCTTTCCGATGTGGCAAAGCATTTCATCGCCGGAGTGCTTTATCACGCTCAAGAGATTACTGCATTCCTCGCTCAGTGGGTAAACAGCTACAAAAGGCTCGTCCCAGGCTACGAAGCACCTGTGTACATCGCCTGGAGCCAAAGGAATCGTAGCGCATTGATTCGGGTGCCATACTACCAACCCGGCAAGGAGAATGCCACGCGCATCGAGCTGCGTTGCCCCGATCCGGCCTGCAATCCATACATTGCGTTCTCCGTAATGCTGGGCGCCGGACTGAAAGGTATGGCGGAAAAGTACGAGCTGCCCGATGAGCAGCAGAAAAACCTCTACCATATGAGTCCCCTTGAGCTAACCCGGATTGGCATTAAAAGCCTGCCCGAAAATTTGCACGAGGCGCTGCACTTCGTGCGCAAGTCGCAGTTCATTCGCGAGGTGCTGGGCGACACGTTCGTCGAAAACTTCCTTGAAGTCAAATATAAGGAATACGACGAATATCGCGTCCAGGTCACCAAGTGGGAGCTGGACACCTACTTCAAAGTTCTATAG
- the murI gene encoding glutamate racemase: MAPSGTPPPVPVGMFDSGIGGLTVYKELMRHAPSVPVLYFGDTYHVPYGSRPLGQIRQFALNAIDFLASRGAQVVAVACNVSSSVLTKADIETAPVPVFGLVAGGAQHAVNLSRSGKIGVIATEATIKSGSYQREITVRRTDALVVAVPSPKLVPLIEEGQRDTDAVYAACREYLEPIKAAGCDTVVHGCTHYPLLQDALSEIAGPGITFVDPAAYLAVDIVEHLFSISANDYKREGGVAPSRVFLSKHSESFVENGSAYLGFDLAPLIEIQNINAGIAANWEARVG, encoded by the coding sequence ATGGCGCCATCGGGCACGCCGCCGCCGGTTCCGGTAGGAATGTTCGACTCCGGAATAGGCGGTCTTACCGTTTATAAGGAGCTTATGCGACACGCACCGAGTGTCCCGGTGCTTTACTTCGGCGACACTTATCATGTTCCATACGGCTCGCGCCCTTTAGGGCAGATTAGGCAATTCGCTCTGAATGCCATAGACTTTCTTGCATCCAGAGGCGCGCAAGTGGTCGCGGTTGCCTGCAATGTTTCTTCAAGCGTACTAACGAAGGCCGATATAGAAACGGCTCCCGTGCCGGTTTTCGGACTTGTGGCCGGCGGCGCTCAGCATGCCGTGAACTTATCGCGAAGCGGCAAAATCGGTGTGATTGCAACCGAAGCGACGATCAAAAGCGGAAGCTATCAGAGGGAAATAACGGTACGGCGCACTGACGCTTTGGTTGTCGCCGTGCCAAGTCCTAAGCTGGTTCCGTTGATCGAGGAAGGCCAAAGGGATACCGATGCCGTTTATGCGGCGTGCAGGGAGTACCTGGAACCAATCAAGGCGGCGGGATGCGACACGGTCGTGCACGGTTGCACTCATTACCCGCTGCTGCAGGATGCGCTTTCCGAAATTGCCGGGCCGGGAATTACTTTCGTCGACCCGGCGGCATATCTTGCCGTAGACATCGTAGAGCACCTTTTCAGCATATCTGCAAACGATTACAAGCGTGAAGGTGGAGTTGCCCCGTCGCGCGTGTTTTTGAGCAAACACTCGGAGTCGTTCGTGGAAAACGGAAGCGCATATTTGGGGTTCGACCTTGCGCCGCTGATCGAAATACAAAACATAAACGCGGGAATAGCCGCGAATTGGGAGGCGCGCGTTGGCTGA
- the argS gene encoding arginine--tRNA ligase — MKMSTAGNPLKDVRKQIAAAIGRSLPQVGNRPEGFIKLLPIEPPRKPGYSTTVCFDLASESLKDEFDALSEKVGKKEAKMALKERSAALAASFAQRICDEIAQNGTSLPCVAEIVREAGYVNFYFDVDCVSRCAIEASEENGLDFGKGAAKSERIMVEYSQPNTHKVFHVGHTRNAALGAAVANLLEFSGYEVIRANYIGDIGAHVIKCLWALLKFPGEFDHIEDESRRLGEYYSLADKVESGEEINTKSGPYAIEPELFDAEIKELFARWDSGDAELVRLWRDTRAASLKGFERIYTLLNAGFDHVFYESDVESEGKRCVQELLEMGIAEIGSEGDYAGAAYVDLDAKLPGSDLRKMVVLRADGSSLYQTKELALAKRKFGEFGIDRAIYVVASEQSFYFKQIFAILKLWGFPQAEKCVHLPYEIVTLAEGKMSSRSGTVVLFEDLLAEAMSKLAHIAREKGYSADAEDTALKVAIGAIKFSMLNIDHNKVLVFDWEQALNFNGQAAPYIQYMGVRAKRILAEAGDTSRRSAQPPPNLQVYDHELALAIGRFPDVVETSADQLAPYVLTRYCFELAQKFGEFYRFCPVLKANVELRDWRLREVEAFLRVLESGLRLLGIEIPEAM, encoded by the coding sequence ATGAAGATGTCCACCGCAGGCAACCCCCTCAAAGATGTCAGGAAGCAAATCGCGGCCGCAATCGGCCGCTCCCTGCCGCAGGTGGGCAACCGTCCAGAAGGGTTTATAAAACTGCTTCCAATCGAGCCCCCGCGAAAGCCCGGTTATTCGACAACTGTTTGTTTCGATCTGGCCAGTGAATCGCTTAAAGACGAGTTTGATGCGCTAAGCGAGAAAGTCGGGAAAAAAGAAGCCAAAATGGCCTTGAAGGAGAGATCTGCAGCACTCGCGGCTTCGTTTGCCCAACGGATTTGCGATGAAATCGCTCAAAACGGAACAAGTCTCCCTTGCGTAGCCGAAATCGTGCGCGAAGCGGGTTATGTCAACTTCTACTTCGATGTGGACTGCGTTTCTCGCTGCGCAATCGAGGCGTCCGAGGAAAATGGATTGGATTTCGGTAAAGGCGCCGCCAAATCCGAAAGGATAATGGTGGAATACAGTCAGCCCAATACGCACAAGGTATTCCACGTAGGCCACACGCGTAACGCGGCACTTGGGGCCGCGGTTGCCAATCTGCTCGAATTCTCCGGTTACGAAGTAATTCGGGCGAATTACATCGGAGATATAGGCGCGCATGTGATCAAGTGTCTTTGGGCGCTTTTGAAATTCCCGGGCGAATTCGACCATATCGAGGACGAATCAAGGCGTCTGGGCGAGTATTACTCCCTTGCCGACAAGGTTGAAAGCGGCGAAGAAATCAATACAAAATCCGGTCCGTATGCAATTGAACCCGAGCTGTTCGATGCCGAAATAAAAGAGCTTTTCGCCCGCTGGGACTCGGGCGATGCGGAGCTGGTCAGGCTGTGGAGGGACACTCGCGCTGCGAGCCTAAAAGGGTTCGAGCGGATATACACTTTGTTGAACGCCGGATTCGATCATGTCTTCTATGAGAGCGACGTCGAGTCGGAAGGCAAGCGCTGCGTACAGGAATTGCTCGAAATGGGCATTGCAGAAATTGGAAGCGAAGGGGATTACGCAGGGGCGGCTTACGTGGATTTGGACGCAAAACTGCCGGGAAGCGATTTGCGAAAAATGGTCGTCCTGCGGGCCGACGGATCGTCGCTTTACCAGACGAAGGAACTTGCGCTTGCAAAACGCAAGTTCGGCGAGTTCGGCATAGATAGGGCGATTTATGTTGTTGCAAGCGAGCAGTCGTTTTATTTCAAGCAGATATTCGCCATACTCAAGCTTTGGGGTTTTCCCCAGGCGGAAAAATGCGTTCACCTGCCGTACGAAATTGTGACTTTGGCCGAAGGCAAAATGTCGAGCAGGTCGGGAACGGTGGTGCTTTTCGAGGATTTGCTTGCCGAAGCGATGAGCAAACTCGCTCACATCGCGCGCGAAAAGGGATATTCGGCCGATGCAGAAGATACCGCGCTGAAGGTCGCTATCGGGGCAATCAAATTCTCGATGCTCAATATTGACCACAACAAGGTGCTGGTTTTTGACTGGGAGCAAGCGCTGAATTTCAATGGGCAGGCCGCCCCATACATTCAGTATATGGGAGTTCGAGCAAAAAGAATTTTGGCCGAAGCAGGTGATACTTCCAGGAGATCAGCCCAGCCGCCGCCTAACCTCCAGGTTTACGACCACGAACTCGCCCTTGCCATAGGCCGATTTCCGGACGTCGTCGAGACTTCGGCGGATCAGCTCGCCCCTTATGTACTGACAAGATACTGCTTTGAGCTTGCCCAAAAGTTCGGTGAGTTTTACCGTTTTTGCCCGGTTTTGAAGGCCAATGTTGAGCTTCGTGACTGGAGGCTGCGGGAAGTAGAGGCATTTTTGCGCGTGCTAGAATCCGGACTCCGGCTTTTGGGAATCGAAATACCTGAAGCTATGTAG
- the smpB gene encoding SsrA-binding protein SmpB produces the protein MAVRGREVEVTNRRAFHDYFIHERIECGIVLLGSEVKSIRNGGGNLRHGYAQFRNGELWLVGVNISKYDFSGSLGHEPTRARKLLLSRRELDKLRVKSEAKGFTLVPLRMYFSKGRVKVEIGLCQGKRQYDKRESIKERDQERAKRRGLD, from the coding sequence ATGGCCGTTCGAGGACGCGAAGTCGAGGTAACGAACCGCCGCGCCTTCCATGATTATTTCATCCATGAGCGCATTGAATGCGGAATCGTGCTTTTGGGCAGCGAGGTGAAAAGCATACGGAATGGAGGCGGCAACCTTCGCCACGGATACGCGCAGTTTCGCAACGGCGAGCTTTGGCTGGTCGGCGTGAACATATCGAAATACGATTTCAGCGGTTCGCTCGGCCACGAGCCTACGCGCGCAAGAAAGCTGCTTCTGTCAAGGCGGGAACTCGACAAGCTGCGCGTCAAGTCCGAGGCAAAAGGATTTACGCTTGTTCCGCTTCGTATGTATTTTTCGAAAGGAAGGGTGAAGGTCGAAATCGGCCTGTGCCAGGGCAAGCGGCAGTACGACAAGCGTGAGTCCATAAAGGAGCGGGATCAAGAACGTGCAAAAAGGAGAGGCCTGGATTGA